One genomic segment of Nothobranchius furzeri strain GRZ-AD chromosome 10, NfurGRZ-RIMD1, whole genome shotgun sequence includes these proteins:
- the ddr2l gene encoding discoidin domain-containing receptor 2 isoform X2 yields the protein MHLFLLLILPVPAVIGQIDPEHCRYALGMEDGRIKDEDITASSQWYDTTGPQYARLHCDNGDGAWCPKGPLEPSDSQYLQIDLKKLTFLTLIGTQGRYAGNLGKEFAQEYRLNYSRDGQLWKSWKNRQGQGVLFGNKNTYAVSSNDLKPPIIARFVRVIPVTKLSSTVCMRLELYGCPWDDGLISYSAPVASLNDSTYDGVLDRRKLSGGLGQLTDGMTGLDDYLMTRQFNVWPGYDYLGWKNDTPGTQEYVEMEFVFDGPRNFTSMKVHSNNMFSRGVKIFSSVSCWFKLRLNSPWEAEPVVFKTVLDDRNPSARYVTVPLNRHAAKYVRCRFHFADVWMMFSEISFLSEDTILASEIPEIGTSAPDEDISTTITTKTAVPSSSDSSEEGNMPILIGCLVTIILLLVVIIFLILWCQCVCKVLEKAPRRILDEEVTVRLSSCSDTIILQTPPVPPRSRHPPAGTTHADPHYERIFLLDPQYQNPVALRNKLPELPQSAEASACGGGYAEPDVTQCTPHQCFNSSAPHYAETDIVRLQGVTGSNMYAVPALTVDSLTRKDISAAEFPRQQLIFREKLGEGQFGEVHLCEAEGLPDFLREGSPLQDRDRRSVLVAVKQLRADATSQARNDFLKEIKIMSRLDDPNIIRLLCVCVSSDPLCMVTEYMENGDLNMFLSQREIESTLTHANNIPSVSLSDLLHMAVQISSGMRYLASLNFVHRDLATRNCLLDRRLTIKIADFGMSRNLYSSDYYRIQGRAVLPIRWMAWESILLGKFTTASDVWAFGVTLWEVFTLCKEQPYSLLSDEQVIENSGEFFRNQGRQVFLYAPPLCPPSLFELMMRCWSRNILDRPTFEGLYQALRPQVNP from the exons GTTGCACTGTGATAACGGGGACGGCGCCTGGTGTCCCAAAGGACCGCTGGAGCCTTCAGACAGTCAGTACCTGCAG ATCGACCTAAAAAAGCTCACCTTCCTCACGCTGATCGGGACTCAGGGACGATACGCTGGGAATTTGGGGAAAGAATTCGCCCAGGAGTACCGCCTCAACTACAGCCGAGACGGACAGCTGTGGAAGTCCTGGAAGAATCGGCAGGGCCAGGGG GTACTgtttggtaacaaaaacacctacGCTGTTTCCTCCAACGACCTCAAGCCTCCCATCATCGCTCGTTTCGTCCGCGTGATTCCCGTCACCAAGCTGTCCAGCACCGTGTGCATGAGGCTGGAGCTGTACGGCTGTCCGTGGGACG ATGGTCTGATCTCCTACAGCGCTCCCGTCGCCAGCCTCAACGACTCCACGTACGACGGCGTTCTGGACAGAAG GAAACTGTCTGGTGGTCTGGGCCAGCTGACAGACGGCATGACGGGTCTGGATGACTACCTGATGACCCGTCAGTTCAACGTGTGGCCCGGATACGACTACCTGGGCTGGAAGAACGACACGCCGGGAACTCAGGAATACGTGGAGATGGAGTTTGTGTTCGACGGGCCGAGAAACTTCACCTCCATGAAG GTTCACAGCAACAACATGTTCTCCCGCGGTGTGAAGATCTTCTCCTCCGTTTCCTGTTGGTTTAAGCTCCGCCTTAATTCCCCCTGGGAGGCGGAGCCTGTGGTGTTTAAAACCGTGTTGGACGACAGGAACCCGAGTGCCCGATACGTCACCGTGCCACTGAACCGCCACGCTGCCAAATACGTCCGCTGCCGCTTCCACTTTGCTGATGTCTGGATGATGTTCAGTGAGATCTCGTTTCTGTCGG AGGACACCATACTTGCATCAGAGATCCCAGAGATTGGAACTTCTGCTCCAGATGAAGACATCAGCACAACCATCACAACAAAGACAG CTGTTCCATCATCCAGCGACTCTTCAGAGGAGGGGAACATGCCCATTCTGATTGGCTGCCTGGTGACCATCATTCTGCTGTTGGtcgtcatcatcttcctcatcctgTGGTGCCAGTGTGTCTGCAAAGTTCTGGAGAAG GCTCCGCGACGGATCCTTGATGAGGAGGTAACGGTTCGactgtcctcctgcagcgacACCATCATCCTGCAGACGCCCCCTGTACCCCCCCGCTCTAGGCACCCTCCAGCAG GTACCACCCATGCAGACCCCCACTATGAAAGAATCTTCTTGCTGGACCCACAGTACCAGAACCCGGTGGCGCTGAGGAACAAGCTACCAGAGCTGCCTCAGAGCGCCGAGGCTTCAG CATGCGGGGGGGGCTACGCTGAGCCAGACGTCACCCAGTGCACCCCCCACCAGTGCTTCAACAGCAGCGCGCCGCACTACGCCGAGACCGACATCGTGCGGCTGCAGGGCGTCACCGGCAGCAACATGTACGCCGTCCCCGCCCTCACCGTGGACTCCCTCACCAGGAAGGACATCTCTGCTGCCGAGTTCCCACGGCAACAGCTCATCTTCAGGGAGAAGCTGGGGGAGGGGCAGTTTGGAGAG GTCCACCTGTGTGAAGCTGAGGGACTCCCAGATTTCCTCAGGGAAGGGTCGCCCCTCCAGGACAGGGACCGCCGCTCGGTGCTGGTGGCCGTTAAACAGCTGAGAGCCGACGCCACCAGTCAGGCCAG gAACGACTTCCTGAAGGAGATAAAGATCATGTCTCGCCTGGACGACCCGAACATCATccggctgctgtgtgtgtgtgtgtcgtccgACCCGCTCTGCATGGTGACCGAGTACATGGAGAACGGAGACCTGAACATGTTCCTGTCGCAGCGGGAGATCGAGAGCACGCTGACGCACGCCAACAACATCCCGTCAGTCAG CCTCTCTGACCTCCTCCACATGGCCGTGCAGATCTCCTCCGGGATGAGGTACTTGGCGTCGCTGAACTTCGTGCACCGAGACCTGGCCACCAGGAACTGCCTGCTGGACCGCCGCCTCACCATCAAGATCGCCGACTTCGGGATGAGCAGGAACCTGTACAGCAGCGACTACTACCGGATCCAGGGCCGGGCCGTGCTGCCCATACGATGGATGGCCTGGGAGAGCATCCTGCTG GGGAAGTTCACGACAGCGAGCGACGTGTGGGCCTTTGGAGTGACGCTGTGGGAGGTCTTCACGCTGTGCAAGGAGCAGCCCTACAGCCTGCTGTCTGACGAACAAGTCATCGAGAACTCGGGCGAGTTCTTCAGGAACCAGGGCAGACAG GTCTTCCTCTACGCCCCGCCGCTCTGCCCTCCCTCTCTCTTTGAGCTGATGATGCGCTGTTGGAGTCGAAACATCCTGGACCGGCCCACCTTTGAGGGACTTTACCAAGCCCTGAGGCCCCAGGTGAACCCGTGA
- the ddr2l gene encoding discoidin domain-containing receptor 2 isoform X1 — translation MHLFLLLILPVPAVIGQIDPEHCRYALGMEDGRIKDEDITASSQWYDTTGPQYARLHCDNGDGAWCPKGPLEPSDSQYLQIDLKKLTFLTLIGTQGRYAGNLGKEFAQEYRLNYSRDGQLWKSWKNRQGQGVLFGNKNTYAVSSNDLKPPIIARFVRVIPVTKLSSTVCMRLELYGCPWDDGLISYSAPVASLNDSTYDGVLDRRKLSGGLGQLTDGMTGLDDYLMTRQFNVWPGYDYLGWKNDTPGTQEYVEMEFVFDGPRNFTSMKVHSNNMFSRGVKIFSSVSCWFKLRLNSPWEAEPVVFKTVLDDRNPSARYVTVPLNRHAAKYVRCRFHFADVWMMFSEISFLSEDTILASEIPEIGTSAPDEDISTTITTKTAVPSSSDSSEEGNMPILIGCLVTIILLLVVIIFLILWCQCVCKVLEKAPRRILDEEVTVRLSSCSDTIILQTPPVPPRSRHPPAGTTHADPHYERIFLLDPQYQNPVALRNKLPELPQSAEASALLLGNPLYDLLLLTSCHKMSGWLRACGGGYAEPDVTQCTPHQCFNSSAPHYAETDIVRLQGVTGSNMYAVPALTVDSLTRKDISAAEFPRQQLIFREKLGEGQFGEVHLCEAEGLPDFLREGSPLQDRDRRSVLVAVKQLRADATSQARNDFLKEIKIMSRLDDPNIIRLLCVCVSSDPLCMVTEYMENGDLNMFLSQREIESTLTHANNIPSVSLSDLLHMAVQISSGMRYLASLNFVHRDLATRNCLLDRRLTIKIADFGMSRNLYSSDYYRIQGRAVLPIRWMAWESILLGKFTTASDVWAFGVTLWEVFTLCKEQPYSLLSDEQVIENSGEFFRNQGRQVFLYAPPLCPPSLFELMMRCWSRNILDRPTFEGLYQALRPQVNP, via the exons GTTGCACTGTGATAACGGGGACGGCGCCTGGTGTCCCAAAGGACCGCTGGAGCCTTCAGACAGTCAGTACCTGCAG ATCGACCTAAAAAAGCTCACCTTCCTCACGCTGATCGGGACTCAGGGACGATACGCTGGGAATTTGGGGAAAGAATTCGCCCAGGAGTACCGCCTCAACTACAGCCGAGACGGACAGCTGTGGAAGTCCTGGAAGAATCGGCAGGGCCAGGGG GTACTgtttggtaacaaaaacacctacGCTGTTTCCTCCAACGACCTCAAGCCTCCCATCATCGCTCGTTTCGTCCGCGTGATTCCCGTCACCAAGCTGTCCAGCACCGTGTGCATGAGGCTGGAGCTGTACGGCTGTCCGTGGGACG ATGGTCTGATCTCCTACAGCGCTCCCGTCGCCAGCCTCAACGACTCCACGTACGACGGCGTTCTGGACAGAAG GAAACTGTCTGGTGGTCTGGGCCAGCTGACAGACGGCATGACGGGTCTGGATGACTACCTGATGACCCGTCAGTTCAACGTGTGGCCCGGATACGACTACCTGGGCTGGAAGAACGACACGCCGGGAACTCAGGAATACGTGGAGATGGAGTTTGTGTTCGACGGGCCGAGAAACTTCACCTCCATGAAG GTTCACAGCAACAACATGTTCTCCCGCGGTGTGAAGATCTTCTCCTCCGTTTCCTGTTGGTTTAAGCTCCGCCTTAATTCCCCCTGGGAGGCGGAGCCTGTGGTGTTTAAAACCGTGTTGGACGACAGGAACCCGAGTGCCCGATACGTCACCGTGCCACTGAACCGCCACGCTGCCAAATACGTCCGCTGCCGCTTCCACTTTGCTGATGTCTGGATGATGTTCAGTGAGATCTCGTTTCTGTCGG AGGACACCATACTTGCATCAGAGATCCCAGAGATTGGAACTTCTGCTCCAGATGAAGACATCAGCACAACCATCACAACAAAGACAG CTGTTCCATCATCCAGCGACTCTTCAGAGGAGGGGAACATGCCCATTCTGATTGGCTGCCTGGTGACCATCATTCTGCTGTTGGtcgtcatcatcttcctcatcctgTGGTGCCAGTGTGTCTGCAAAGTTCTGGAGAAG GCTCCGCGACGGATCCTTGATGAGGAGGTAACGGTTCGactgtcctcctgcagcgacACCATCATCCTGCAGACGCCCCCTGTACCCCCCCGCTCTAGGCACCCTCCAGCAG GTACCACCCATGCAGACCCCCACTATGAAAGAATCTTCTTGCTGGACCCACAGTACCAGAACCCGGTGGCGCTGAGGAACAAGCTACCAGAGCTGCCTCAGAGCGCCGAGGCTTCAG CCCTCCTCCTGGGTAATCCTCTCTATGACCTCCTCCTGCTGACTTCCTGTCACAAGATGTCCGGCTGGCTTCGTG CATGCGGGGGGGGCTACGCTGAGCCAGACGTCACCCAGTGCACCCCCCACCAGTGCTTCAACAGCAGCGCGCCGCACTACGCCGAGACCGACATCGTGCGGCTGCAGGGCGTCACCGGCAGCAACATGTACGCCGTCCCCGCCCTCACCGTGGACTCCCTCACCAGGAAGGACATCTCTGCTGCCGAGTTCCCACGGCAACAGCTCATCTTCAGGGAGAAGCTGGGGGAGGGGCAGTTTGGAGAG GTCCACCTGTGTGAAGCTGAGGGACTCCCAGATTTCCTCAGGGAAGGGTCGCCCCTCCAGGACAGGGACCGCCGCTCGGTGCTGGTGGCCGTTAAACAGCTGAGAGCCGACGCCACCAGTCAGGCCAG gAACGACTTCCTGAAGGAGATAAAGATCATGTCTCGCCTGGACGACCCGAACATCATccggctgctgtgtgtgtgtgtgtcgtccgACCCGCTCTGCATGGTGACCGAGTACATGGAGAACGGAGACCTGAACATGTTCCTGTCGCAGCGGGAGATCGAGAGCACGCTGACGCACGCCAACAACATCCCGTCAGTCAG CCTCTCTGACCTCCTCCACATGGCCGTGCAGATCTCCTCCGGGATGAGGTACTTGGCGTCGCTGAACTTCGTGCACCGAGACCTGGCCACCAGGAACTGCCTGCTGGACCGCCGCCTCACCATCAAGATCGCCGACTTCGGGATGAGCAGGAACCTGTACAGCAGCGACTACTACCGGATCCAGGGCCGGGCCGTGCTGCCCATACGATGGATGGCCTGGGAGAGCATCCTGCTG GGGAAGTTCACGACAGCGAGCGACGTGTGGGCCTTTGGAGTGACGCTGTGGGAGGTCTTCACGCTGTGCAAGGAGCAGCCCTACAGCCTGCTGTCTGACGAACAAGTCATCGAGAACTCGGGCGAGTTCTTCAGGAACCAGGGCAGACAG GTCTTCCTCTACGCCCCGCCGCTCTGCCCTCCCTCTCTCTTTGAGCTGATGATGCGCTGTTGGAGTCGAAACATCCTGGACCGGCCCACCTTTGAGGGACTTTACCAAGCCCTGAGGCCCCAGGTGAACCCGTGA